The following coding sequences are from one Acidobacteriota bacterium window:
- the hisIE gene encoding bifunctional phosphoribosyl-AMP cyclohydrolase/phosphoribosyl-ATP diphosphatase HisIE, with translation MKKEVDFEKMNGLVSVVPAIIQDDFDGAVLMLGFMNAEALERTLEQGLVTFWSRTKQRLWQKGETSGNHLEVVSVDLDCDRDTLLIRARPRGPVCHTGSRSCFPARQDEEAGRILNQLARIIADRKEKAPAGSYTAELFSAGLQKIGQKLGEEAVELAIAAQYPDVQRCVEEAADLVYHLMVLLAAKDITLQQVEAELAKRMIERDVTSSREPD, from the coding sequence ATGAAAAAGGAAGTAGATTTCGAAAAGATGAATGGCCTTGTAAGCGTTGTCCCGGCGATTATCCAGGACGACTTTGACGGCGCCGTTTTGATGCTCGGTTTCATGAATGCCGAAGCGCTTGAGCGAACACTGGAACAGGGGCTGGTGACATTTTGGAGCCGGACCAAACAACGGCTCTGGCAAAAGGGCGAGACCTCCGGAAATCACCTCGAGGTCGTCTCCGTGGACCTGGATTGTGACAGGGATACGTTGTTGATCAGGGCACGGCCTCGCGGACCGGTCTGTCACACAGGGAGCAGGAGTTGTTTCCCTGCGCGACAAGATGAGGAGGCCGGCAGAATTCTCAACCAACTCGCTCGGATAATCGCCGACCGTAAAGAGAAAGCACCGGCGGGATCATACACAGCGGAATTGTTCAGCGCCGGGCTTCAGAAGATCGGCCAGAAGTTGGGTGAAGAAGCCGTTGAGCTTGCTATCGCCGCGCAATATCCCGACGTTCAACGCTGCGTCGAAGAAGCGGCCGACCTCGTCTATCATTTGATGGTCTTGTTAGCCGCCAAAGACATAACGCTCCAGCAAGTGGAAGCCGAGTTGGCAAAGCGAATGATCGAGAGGGATGTTACGTCATCGCGGGAACCTGACTGA
- a CDS encoding type II toxin-antitoxin system HicB family antitoxin — translation MNTMSHKGYTARIEFDERDNIFVGRVLGLHTMISFHGETVAELRSEFETAIEEFLRDCKEQGVRPEKPASGKLMLRVPPEVHGAALVAAKAAGKSLNQWATEVLEEASHG, via the coding sequence ATGAACACCATGAGTCACAAGGGATACACCGCAAGAATCGAGTTCGACGAGCGCGACAACATCTTTGTAGGTCGCGTTCTTGGGCTGCACACCATGATTAGCTTTCACGGCGAAACAGTGGCCGAGTTGCGTTCCGAGTTCGAAACCGCCATCGAAGAGTTCTTGCGCGATTGCAAGGAGCAAGGTGTTCGCCCCGAGAAACCTGCGTCCGGCAAGCTCATGCTAAGAGTGCCTCCTGAGGTACACGGTGCGGCATTGGTCGCAGCTAAGGCGGCAGGCAAGAGCCTGAATCAATGGGCCACCGAGGTGCTCGAAGAAGCGAGCCATGGTTGA